In the genome of Thiomicrospira aerophila AL3, one region contains:
- a CDS encoding class I SAM-dependent RNA methyltransferase, producing MKLPNRRYAKPVNRQAKTHLKPGQTLANITITDLSEAGQGVSKIQGKTLFVEGAVPGDLVTIQIIDDLPRYTLAKLIEIELPSPDRTEPFCSIYATCGGCQLQHLSISAQRHWKQQQLMQALTKLQPKPVITWHDTPNTPDRAYRRRAKLILGRDWQDQAPVLGFRSPQSHQIVDVTQCPILAATINQTLASERPAWLQQAATRNQTLWLTAGDNQVQTQLGETDKEQHDFDAVAEAQSFYSLMGLRFYHAATSFIQVNQSVNEQLVAQALNWLQLDAHSKVIDFFSGIGNFSLPAAQQASALLGIEGNPQAVTFARHNAKVNDVHNVKFRVANLFDTPEQQAWWSWSADCAILDPGRAGAEALCAKLGQTQLKRLVYVSCHPGSLIRDLGLLLAQGFVIEQAQQFDMFSHTKHIESLVCLTR from the coding sequence TTGAAACTACCTAATCGCCGATATGCCAAGCCTGTTAACAGACAGGCTAAAACCCATTTAAAACCCGGACAAACCCTTGCCAACATTACCATAACGGACCTATCTGAAGCAGGACAAGGTGTCAGCAAAATTCAAGGAAAAACCCTGTTTGTTGAAGGTGCTGTGCCTGGTGACCTGGTCACCATCCAGATTATTGATGACTTACCACGCTATACGCTGGCCAAGCTAATCGAAATTGAACTGCCTTCGCCCGATCGTACGGAACCCTTCTGTTCAATCTATGCTACATGTGGTGGATGTCAGCTTCAGCACCTATCGATTAGCGCACAGCGCCATTGGAAACAGCAACAGCTGATGCAAGCGCTAACCAAATTGCAGCCCAAACCCGTCATTACCTGGCATGACACACCCAATACCCCTGATCGCGCATACCGTCGACGGGCCAAATTGATTCTTGGTCGCGACTGGCAAGATCAGGCACCCGTGCTGGGTTTTCGCAGCCCACAAAGCCATCAAATAGTAGATGTCACTCAGTGTCCGATTTTGGCAGCAACGATTAATCAAACCCTTGCGTCAGAACGTCCCGCTTGGTTGCAACAAGCGGCAACACGCAATCAAACTCTCTGGCTCACCGCGGGTGACAACCAAGTCCAAACCCAACTAGGTGAGACCGACAAAGAACAGCATGATTTTGACGCAGTAGCGGAGGCACAAAGCTTTTATAGCTTGATGGGGCTAAGGTTTTATCATGCTGCGACTAGCTTTATTCAAGTCAACCAGAGCGTAAATGAACAGCTTGTGGCGCAAGCTTTAAACTGGCTCCAGCTTGATGCTCATAGCAAGGTCATCGATTTTTTCTCTGGAATTGGTAACTTTAGTTTGCCAGCCGCACAACAGGCCAGCGCCCTATTAGGCATAGAAGGGAATCCTCAGGCAGTCACTTTTGCGCGACACAACGCCAAGGTAAATGATGTGCATAATGTTAAATTTAGGGTAGCGAATTTATTTGATACGCCTGAGCAGCAGGCCTGGTGGTCATGGTCAGCGGATTGCGCCATTTTGGACCCAGGTCGAGCCGGCGCCGAAGCCTTGTGTGCAAAACTTGGTCAAACTCAGCTAAAACGCTTGGTCTATGTATCCTGCCATCCAGGTAGTTTAATCCGTGATTTAGGCCTACTTTTAGCCCAAGGTTTTGTTATTGAACAAGCTCAACAATTCGATATGTTTAGCCATACTAAACATATCGAAAGCTTAGTGTGTCTTACCCGCTAA
- a CDS encoding methyl-accepting chemotaxis protein, giving the protein MKFADLALKTKVSIFTISLGVLMAIVIGIKMYYLNILPTQAATQEQLLNESRIHVEKAIDLKVQSGILGATALSMQPQLIEALYVEERDDLLDFFGSIRDNFRNKSNFNNIATILFSADGRMLIRSWELDSFGQDASNSPIIQRVMQERQSYAALGVGARGVGVVAVAPINDGDTQLGMVSVLQGLASTVSDFKGIETDWVLLIDQAYIDTYFPGFDVVANNKKIGSNHILANNNWFDPAAVAMLERYFTAVEGDKEQVFLAEGKVVMDLPAFDERGEVMGRHILIRDEGYLLDPINAATSEAWFTLAAILIGLLLLIGIVIFLVNHMVINPLKQVQGLVQQVTREGRFGVQTEVKSKDEVGQTIAAINSLLASVDHSLNESNLVVSALAKGDFSKRIEGEYVGDLAELKNGVNRSVENIVAVMNQIAGAMEALSKGEFDYKFSAAGEGEYAQIMNYAQQAMAQTDQLIAEINHAMAAMQAGNYQAHIDVEAHGQLAVMRDRVNDSIANLDKAIKDITRIVVAQSEGDLTQQITHEYKGDLDVLKQAINRSLAQLSAMVDQSIQASMVVRSASEEVSKGAHDLSQRVQQQAAALEQTSATMDEMNEAIQNNTENTEMASKSVLDIRDQAAQGQKVMTQTIQAMEEIESASQQIGDIVHLIDSIAFQTNLLALNASVEAARAGDQGRGFAVVAGEVRNLAQKSAESAKNIKVLIDSSVEKVNNGTQLATDLEKRLAMMADNINQVTGMIEQIANASGQQAEGIGQVHQAINEIDSVTQQNAALVEQTSAAAESMSDQATQLEETMRFFRTSHSSSPAPRLAPAAVQSSASLPKPAAKSMSKPTTKPAASKKQADDDWAEF; this is encoded by the coding sequence ATGAAGTTCGCTGACCTTGCATTAAAAACAAAGGTGTCAATTTTTACCATTTCACTTGGGGTACTAATGGCCATAGTGATTGGCATAAAAATGTACTACTTAAATATTTTGCCTACTCAAGCGGCGACACAGGAGCAACTGTTAAATGAGTCGCGTATTCATGTTGAAAAAGCGATCGATCTGAAAGTGCAAAGTGGCATCCTAGGTGCAACAGCATTAAGTATGCAGCCGCAGCTAATAGAAGCACTTTATGTTGAAGAGCGTGATGACCTGTTAGATTTTTTTGGTAGCATCCGCGACAACTTCCGTAATAAGTCCAACTTCAATAATATCGCCACTATTTTATTTTCAGCCGATGGCCGTATGTTAATTCGGTCTTGGGAGCTTGATAGCTTTGGTCAAGATGCGAGTAATAGTCCAATTATTCAGCGGGTGATGCAAGAACGTCAATCCTACGCGGCGCTTGGGGTAGGCGCGCGTGGAGTAGGTGTTGTCGCTGTTGCTCCCATTAATGATGGCGATACTCAATTAGGCATGGTATCTGTTTTACAAGGTCTTGCTTCGACGGTGAGTGATTTTAAAGGGATTGAAACTGACTGGGTGTTGCTCATCGATCAGGCATATATCGACACCTATTTTCCTGGCTTTGATGTGGTCGCTAATAATAAGAAAATTGGTTCAAACCATATTTTAGCGAACAACAATTGGTTCGACCCTGCGGCGGTCGCGATGCTTGAGCGTTATTTTACGGCGGTAGAAGGTGATAAAGAACAGGTTTTTTTAGCAGAAGGCAAAGTTGTCATGGATTTACCTGCGTTTGATGAACGTGGGGAAGTTATGGGTCGGCATATTTTGATTCGCGATGAAGGCTATTTGTTAGATCCGATCAATGCGGCAACAAGTGAGGCTTGGTTTACATTAGCTGCTATTTTGATTGGCTTGTTGTTACTTATTGGTATCGTTATTTTTTTAGTCAATCATATGGTGATTAATCCACTCAAGCAAGTGCAAGGCTTAGTGCAACAGGTTACGCGTGAAGGTCGTTTTGGTGTTCAGACTGAAGTAAAATCAAAAGATGAGGTAGGACAAACGATAGCCGCAATCAATAGCCTGCTTGCGAGTGTCGATCATTCCTTGAACGAATCTAATCTAGTCGTGTCTGCATTAGCAAAGGGTGATTTTAGTAAGCGCATAGAAGGCGAATATGTTGGCGATTTGGCCGAGTTGAAAAATGGTGTAAATCGAAGCGTAGAAAATATTGTCGCGGTAATGAACCAAATCGCAGGCGCAATGGAAGCACTCAGTAAAGGCGAGTTTGATTACAAATTCAGTGCGGCAGGTGAAGGTGAATATGCGCAGATTATGAATTATGCCCAGCAAGCGATGGCGCAAACGGATCAGTTAATCGCGGAGATTAACCATGCCATGGCTGCAATGCAAGCAGGTAATTATCAAGCGCATATCGATGTTGAAGCACATGGACAGTTGGCGGTAATGCGTGACCGGGTAAACGACTCTATTGCTAATTTAGATAAAGCCATTAAAGATATTACTCGAATTGTTGTAGCACAGAGTGAGGGCGACTTAACCCAGCAAATTACCCATGAATATAAAGGGGATTTAGATGTCCTTAAGCAAGCGATTAATCGCTCTTTAGCGCAACTTTCAGCCATGGTGGATCAGTCTATCCAAGCGTCTATGGTGGTACGTTCAGCTTCTGAAGAAGTGTCGAAAGGCGCGCACGACTTGAGTCAACGTGTTCAACAACAGGCTGCAGCACTTGAGCAGACCAGTGCGACGATGGATGAGATGAATGAAGCGATTCAAAACAATACTGAGAATACGGAGATGGCTTCAAAATCAGTATTAGACATTCGTGATCAAGCTGCGCAGGGTCAAAAAGTAATGACCCAAACTATTCAAGCTATGGAAGAGATTGAGTCTGCTAGCCAGCAGATTGGTGACATTGTCCATTTGATTGACTCCATTGCGTTCCAAACTAATTTGTTGGCTTTGAACGCGTCGGTTGAAGCCGCGCGTGCAGGTGATCAGGGTCGAGGTTTTGCTGTTGTGGCCGGTGAAGTCCGTAACCTTGCACAAAAGTCAGCTGAGTCAGCGAAGAACATCAAGGTGCTGATTGATTCGAGTGTTGAAAAAGTTAATAACGGTACGCAATTAGCCACAGATCTTGAGAAGCGTTTAGCCATGATGGCGGACAATATTAATCAAGTCACCGGTATGATTGAGCAAATTGCTAATGCGTCGGGTCAGCAGGCTGAGGGGATTGGTCAGGTACATCAAGCCATAAACGAGATTGACAGTGTGACCCAGCAGAACGCCGCCTTGGTTGAGCAAACCTCTGCAGCCGCTGAAAGTATGAGCGATCAAGCGACTCAGCTAGAGGAAACCATGCGATTCTTCAGAACGTCACACTCCTCTTCACCTGCACCACGCTTGGCTCCGGCGGCTGTGCAGTCATCTGCAAGTTTACCTAAGCCTGCCGCTAAATCTATGTCTAAACCCACTACAAAACCGGCTGCATCAAAAAAGCAGGCAGATGATGACTGGGCGGAGTTTTAA
- a CDS encoding efflux RND transporter permease subunit — MLLSDTAVKRPVLAAVMSLLLVAFGMLAFDRLPLREYPNIDPPIVSITTGYPGASAAVIESRITKLIEDQIAGIEGISFIESTSSDGRSRIRIEFNIDRDIDSAANDVRDRVARVARNLPDGADQPEVQKVDGDDDVIVWFNLTSDSMTVPELTDYARRYLVDRFSVLDGVARVRIGGGQEYAMRLWLDANEMAMRNITVSDVERTLRSANIELPAGTVTMQDTSFSVRVDRQLTSVADFERLVVKRGSAQTQVRLADIARIELGSIENRSFFRGNGLPMIGLGIIKQSTANTITVAEGAAAEVARLNAILPDGMAIKASYDSSVFIKSAINEVYKTLAIAIVLVMLVILLFLRSVRVALIPLVTVPVSIIATFWVLWMLGFSINLLTLLALVLAIGLVVDDAIVVLENVQRHIEKGFSPLAAAFLGTRQVGFAVIATTLVLVAVFFPISFLQGTLGRLFSEFAITLTVAVIFSSFVALTLSPALASKLLKARKANAKSAAINIDTELDNTRPADYQAPDGMMIRAYRPILKAIVKWPIMILPILFAAFYASYWLFQQLPEEYAPREDRGAFFIFVSGPEGATHDYMKTYLDEVEARLMPLVENGEINRLLIRSPRAFGNTEIFNTGIGIVVLNDWSERRPANEIMQDVRERLADLPGIRANPVMRQGIGGRVQKPVQFVLGGGSYAELAEWRRIITDAINDNNPGFEAVDWDYKETKPQLRVNIDYEKAFDMGVTTEEIGRTLQTLLGSTRVTTFVDQGEEYDIILQADRRLYRSPTSLDLIHVRSNTTGELIPLSSLVSYEEFADSGSLNRYNRMRSVTIDANLAPHLSLGEGLAHLENLARELLPPDAMIDYKGQSRDFQTSGNAVLFVFLLGLVVVFLVLSAQFESFVSPFIIMFTVPLAVLGGLLGLWLYGLTLNLYTQIGLVMLIGLATKNGILIVEFANQLRDQGIAFKEALIDASCMRLRPILMTAITTCVGAVPLILSSGAGAETRYVLGMVLIWGVAIATVLTLIVIPAVYALLGRFSQPAGVNSRALVAELGTDLDRYKK, encoded by the coding sequence ATGTTACTGTCTGATACGGCTGTCAAACGTCCCGTTTTGGCGGCGGTGATGTCATTATTGTTGGTCGCATTCGGTATGTTGGCCTTTGATCGCTTGCCCTTGCGTGAATATCCCAATATTGATCCGCCGATTGTCTCAATTACCACTGGCTATCCGGGGGCGTCGGCCGCGGTCATTGAATCACGCATTACCAAGCTAATCGAAGATCAGATTGCCGGTATTGAGGGTATTTCATTTATCGAATCGACCTCAAGTGATGGGCGTTCACGGATTCGGATTGAGTTTAATATCGACCGCGATATTGATTCTGCGGCTAATGATGTGCGCGATCGTGTCGCACGAGTCGCGCGTAACTTACCAGACGGTGCCGATCAACCTGAAGTTCAAAAAGTCGATGGTGACGATGATGTGATTGTATGGTTCAACCTCACGTCCGATAGTATGACGGTGCCTGAGCTGACGGATTATGCCCGGCGTTATTTAGTCGATCGTTTTTCAGTGTTAGACGGTGTGGCCCGTGTTCGTATTGGCGGTGGCCAGGAATATGCAATGCGCCTGTGGTTAGATGCCAATGAAATGGCGATGCGCAATATCACCGTGAGTGATGTAGAACGCACGCTGCGCAGTGCCAATATTGAATTACCGGCGGGTACCGTTACCATGCAGGATACCTCATTTAGTGTCAGGGTGGATCGTCAATTAACCAGCGTTGCCGATTTTGAACGTTTGGTGGTTAAGCGCGGTTCCGCGCAAACCCAGGTACGCCTAGCCGATATTGCGCGCATCGAGTTGGGTTCGATCGAAAATCGCAGTTTTTTCCGAGGCAATGGTCTGCCGATGATTGGCTTAGGGATTATTAAACAATCCACCGCCAATACCATTACTGTTGCCGAAGGTGCTGCTGCCGAAGTAGCACGTTTAAACGCGATTTTGCCTGACGGTATGGCCATAAAAGCCAGCTATGATAGTTCGGTATTTATCAAAAGCGCGATTAACGAAGTCTATAAAACGCTTGCTATCGCGATTGTGTTAGTGATGCTGGTGATTTTGCTGTTTTTGCGTAGCGTCCGCGTGGCCCTGATTCCTTTGGTTACGGTACCCGTCTCGATTATTGCCACCTTCTGGGTGTTGTGGATGCTCGGATTTTCGATCAACCTGTTAACCTTGTTAGCCCTGGTGTTAGCGATTGGCTTGGTGGTCGATGATGCGATTGTGGTGCTTGAGAACGTACAGCGGCATATTGAAAAAGGCTTCTCACCGCTCGCCGCAGCCTTTTTGGGTACTCGTCAAGTCGGTTTTGCAGTCATTGCGACTACGCTGGTTTTGGTGGCGGTATTTTTCCCGATTAGTTTTTTACAAGGCACCTTGGGCCGATTGTTTTCTGAATTTGCCATTACGCTCACGGTAGCGGTAATTTTCTCAAGTTTTGTTGCCTTGACCTTATCACCGGCCTTGGCCTCCAAGTTGTTAAAAGCACGCAAAGCGAACGCTAAGTCAGCGGCTATAAATATCGATACGGAATTGGACAATACCAGGCCTGCTGATTATCAAGCGCCGGATGGCATGATGATTAGGGCATATCGTCCGATCTTAAAAGCCATCGTTAAGTGGCCTATTATGATCCTGCCAATTCTGTTTGCAGCCTTCTATGCCAGTTACTGGTTGTTTCAACAGCTTCCGGAAGAATATGCCCCTCGAGAAGATCGTGGCGCATTCTTTATTTTTGTATCGGGTCCGGAGGGCGCGACCCATGATTATATGAAAACCTATCTAGATGAGGTCGAAGCGCGTTTAATGCCGTTGGTTGAAAATGGCGAAATCAATCGCTTGTTAATTCGGTCGCCGCGTGCATTTGGCAATACGGAAATTTTCAATACCGGGATTGGCATTGTGGTGCTGAATGATTGGTCAGAACGCAGGCCTGCTAATGAGATTATGCAGGATGTGCGCGAGCGTTTGGCCGATTTGCCGGGTATTCGAGCCAATCCCGTGATGCGCCAAGGTATTGGCGGGCGGGTGCAAAAACCCGTGCAATTCGTGTTAGGCGGCGGCAGCTATGCAGAACTGGCGGAATGGCGGCGCATTATTACCGATGCGATTAACGACAACAACCCTGGCTTTGAGGCGGTTGATTGGGACTATAAAGAAACCAAACCGCAGTTACGCGTTAACATCGATTATGAAAAAGCGTTTGATATGGGGGTGACCACTGAAGAAATTGGTCGCACTTTGCAAACTCTGTTGGGTTCAACACGGGTGACAACCTTTGTTGACCAGGGGGAAGAGTACGATATTATTTTACAGGCTGATCGTCGCTTGTATCGTTCGCCAACCAGTTTGGATCTGATTCATGTGCGTTCAAACACTACTGGTGAATTAATTCCTTTATCAAGTTTAGTCAGTTACGAGGAGTTTGCCGACTCCGGTTCATTGAATCGTTACAACCGGATGCGCTCAGTCACGATTGATGCAAACCTAGCACCTCATTTAAGTCTAGGGGAGGGGCTGGCTCATTTGGAAAATCTGGCACGCGAACTCTTGCCACCGGATGCGATGATTGACTATAAAGGTCAGTCCCGTGATTTTCAGACTTCAGGTAATGCTGTATTGTTTGTATTTTTACTGGGTCTTGTGGTGGTTTTTCTAGTGCTCTCTGCTCAGTTTGAAAGTTTTGTCAGTCCGTTTATAATCATGTTTACAGTGCCCCTTGCGGTATTAGGTGGTTTGTTAGGTTTGTGGCTATACGGCCTCACTCTTAATCTATATACGCAAATTGGGTTGGTAATGCTTATTGGCCTCGCCACTAAAAATGGTATATTAATTGTCGAGTTTGCTAATCAATTACGTGATCAAGGTATTGCATTTAAAGAAGCGTTGATTGATGCCTCTTGTATGCGACTGCGGCCTATACTGATGACGGCCATTACTACTTGCGTAGGGGCGGTGCCATTGATATTAAGCTCGGGTGCCGGTGCAGAAACGCGTTATGTATTAGGTATGGTGTTAATTTGGGGCGTGGCGATAGCTACTGTACTGACTTTAATTGTCATTCCTGCAGTGTATGCGTTACTTGGACGTTTTAGCCAACCTGCTGGTGTGAATAGCAGAGCACTGGTAGCTGAACTAGGTACAGACCTCGACCGATATAAAAAATAA
- a CDS encoding efflux RND transporter periplasmic adaptor subunit — MINLSGQWWRRSVFLLAASIIASVTFSHQLLANQLVIQGHVEQATVTESIMGLGEVLAKRHVELQPSVTERVVAVHFGDGDWVEEGQLLLTLDQAEVRAQLAELAVRLADADRQLARLRTLLARGDVSQAAVDEADLMRQTLRAQQELLNVRLARLELRAPFAGRLGVRQVNEGAMASPGLVVTDLIELDEVMVDFHLPARFLSDVAVGQTVVLESSQLNQRDIRGEVVTVFSSLDPATRTFQVRAKVANHDYTLLPGMAMTVRLDKAPRNLLRVPETAIVPMADQTFVYVLKAQADSELFKIERRKVVLGAREPGWVELVSGAELGEPVVSQGALRVRPGQQVKVADQLRQISEFAQ, encoded by the coding sequence ATGATTAATTTGTCAGGTCAGTGGTGGCGCAGATCGGTGTTTTTGTTGGCAGCGAGTATTATTGCGAGCGTCACCTTTAGTCATCAACTCTTAGCTAATCAATTAGTTATTCAAGGCCATGTTGAACAGGCAACGGTCACAGAGTCGATTATGGGCTTGGGTGAAGTATTAGCCAAGCGTCATGTTGAACTGCAACCTAGCGTAACAGAACGGGTGGTTGCGGTGCATTTTGGCGATGGTGACTGGGTTGAAGAGGGGCAGTTACTTTTAACACTGGATCAAGCTGAAGTACGCGCGCAATTGGCTGAGTTGGCCGTGCGCCTTGCGGATGCCGACCGCCAATTGGCGCGTTTACGCACGCTGTTGGCACGCGGTGATGTGTCACAAGCGGCGGTAGATGAAGCGGATTTAATGCGCCAAACCTTACGGGCGCAACAAGAATTACTCAATGTACGCCTAGCGCGTCTTGAATTGCGCGCTCCGTTTGCTGGTCGATTAGGCGTGCGTCAAGTCAACGAGGGTGCCATGGCGTCACCAGGCCTGGTAGTGACCGATTTGATTGAATTGGATGAGGTGATGGTTGATTTCCATTTGCCAGCGCGTTTTTTAAGCGATGTGGCGGTAGGTCAAACAGTGGTGTTAGAAAGTAGTCAGTTGAATCAACGTGATATCCGAGGCGAGGTGGTCACTGTATTCTCTAGTCTTGACCCGGCTACCCGGACTTTTCAAGTTAGAGCAAAAGTGGCGAATCACGATTATACCCTGTTGCCAGGCATGGCAATGACGGTGCGCTTAGATAAGGCACCGCGCAACTTGTTGCGCGTGCCTGAAACTGCGATTGTGCCCATGGCCGATCAAACCTTTGTCTATGTTCTCAAAGCCCAAGCGGATTCAGAGTTATTCAAAATTGAGCGCCGAAAAGTCGTGCTAGGGGCGCGCGAACCCGGTTGGGTTGAGCTGGTAAGCGGCGCTGAATTGGGCGAACCCGTGGTCAGCCAGGGCGCCTTGCGTGTTCGACCCGGTCAGCAGGTGAAAGTGGCCGACCAATTGCGTCAAATTTCTGAATTCGCGCAATAG
- the hemH gene encoding ferrochelatase, which yields MKYHNNTTYRHGDEAATGVLITNLGTPDAPTKQALRPYLKQFLWDPRVVEPPPARWLWWLVLNGIILNTRPAKSAEAYEEVWDSEGPGSPLLNITVKQKEAIEKKLAPHFKGKVVFDIAMRYGNPSIESALKKFEQLGVQRLVVMPLYPQYAGATTASTFDDVTDVLRKWRWIPELRFINHYHRHPGYIKALANSVREHQAEHGVPDLLVMSYHGVPKRYLTNGDPYHCECQVTSRLLAQELGLEPHQYKVTFQSLFGKEEWLKPYTDETMMSLPGLGYKHVQVICPGFSADCLETIEEIDGENREYFEEAGGEKFSYIKALNYREDHTDALTDVLLQHTQGWYERDGFDSEADAAERAIVKERARAMGCPM from the coding sequence ATGAAATACCATAACAATACCACTTATCGGCACGGCGATGAAGCGGCAACCGGCGTACTCATTACCAACTTGGGCACACCCGACGCGCCCACTAAACAAGCTCTTCGCCCCTATTTAAAGCAGTTTTTGTGGGATCCGCGCGTGGTTGAACCACCACCCGCACGCTGGTTATGGTGGTTAGTTCTGAATGGCATTATCCTCAACACCCGCCCAGCAAAATCGGCCGAAGCTTATGAAGAAGTGTGGGATTCAGAAGGCCCTGGTTCGCCCCTGCTTAATATTACTGTGAAGCAAAAAGAAGCGATTGAAAAAAAGCTGGCGCCCCATTTTAAAGGCAAGGTGGTATTTGATATTGCCATGCGCTATGGCAACCCATCGATTGAATCGGCGTTAAAAAAGTTTGAGCAACTTGGCGTGCAGCGCCTAGTGGTGATGCCGCTTTATCCACAATATGCAGGGGCCACCACCGCATCAACCTTTGATGATGTGACGGATGTATTGCGCAAATGGCGCTGGATTCCAGAACTGCGTTTTATCAATCACTATCACCGTCACCCTGGTTATATTAAAGCCTTAGCCAACTCAGTACGTGAACATCAAGCGGAACATGGGGTGCCGGATTTATTGGTCATGTCTTATCACGGCGTGCCGAAACGCTACCTAACCAATGGTGACCCTTATCATTGCGAATGCCAAGTGACCTCGCGCTTACTCGCGCAGGAATTAGGTTTAGAGCCGCATCAATACAAGGTGACTTTCCAGTCGCTGTTTGGCAAAGAGGAATGGTTAAAACCTTACACGGATGAAACTATGATGTCTTTACCCGGCCTGGGATACAAACATGTTCAAGTCATCTGCCCTGGCTTTTCAGCAGATTGTCTCGAAACCATTGAAGAAATTGATGGGGAAAACCGCGAGTATTTTGAAGAAGCCGGTGGTGAGAAGTTTAGTTACATCAAGGCGCTCAACTATCGTGAAGACCACACCGATGCGTTAACCGATGTCTTGTTGCAACATACCCAGGGTTGGTATGAGCGCGATGGCTTTGACAGCGAAGCTGATGCCGCTGAAAGAGCGATTGTAAAAGAACGTGCCCGCGCAATGGGTTGTCCAATGTAA